The sequence AGCCCGCGAGACGAACGGTCCGGCCACGAATGCGTCGCAGAACTGGAAAGAGACGTTTTCATATGACCGATTCGGGAACAGAACGACCTTTACCAAGTTCACCGGGACGACCCAGCTTGCGCTCGACAACAAGACCTTTCCGTCGATTGATCCGAATACAAACCGGTTCAATCCGAATCAGGGCTACGGCTACGACAAAAATGGCAATTTGATTTCGGACGCCGAAGGCCGATCGTTTGTCTTCAACGGCGAGAACAAGCAGGCGCAGATCATCAAGGACGGAAAGCTCGTCGGCGAATATGACTACAACGGCGAGGGCCAGCGGGTCAGAAAGCGCACATACGACGCGAACGGATTCCTTCGGGACACGACCGTCTTCATCTATTCAGCCGGGAAGCTGGTAGCGGAATACACGACCGCGGCGCCTCCGACGAATCCGACGACGCGTTACACCGCGACGGATATGTTGGGTTCCCCGCGGGTCATCACCGACAGCCAGGGCAACGTCATCTCGCGCCGTGATTTCAAGCCGTTCGGCGAAGAGATCACAAACAACACCGGCGAGCGCGCGCCCGCAGCAAAATACGGCACCGCCGACAACCTCCGCCAGAAATTCACCACCTACCAGCGCGACGAAGAAACAGGCCTCGACTTCGCCGAAGCGCGGATGTACGAAAACCGCCACGGCAGATTCACGGCGGTCGATCCGCTCCTTGCAAGCGGGAAGAGCGCGAATCCTCAGACGTTTAATCGGTTTGTTTATGTTTTGAACAATCCGCTCCGATTTAACGATCCCCACGGTATGATTCCTGTTGAGACTGTGATTGACGTGGTTTCGTTAGCCGCAAGTGCTTGGGATTTCCTTCGAGACCCGTCCTTCAAGACCGCGGCATTTCTAATATGGGATATTGCTGCAACAGTGATCCCATACGCGCCAGGATCGTATGTAGTTAAAGGAATCAATTATGGTAAGAAGGGCCTTGACGCACTTCGGCGCGGCGCCGCGCCGATAACACGTGAGGCGGCGGAGTGGGCGGTGAAGGTGGGCCGAGAAGGATATCGTGGCCTACGATCGCAAGGAATTGTCGGACGCCTTGCGAATAATCTTGAAAAATACGTTAACAATGATTACATAAAGAAGGGATATGCATTGCTTTCTCAGGGCGACGAATCAACAAGGCGATTGTTGGGGATGCAAAAGACGGCAAAAGCGGCCGACTTCGTTGGAGTGACCAAATCCGGAACATTTATTGTTGGAGAAGCAAAGGGCTACCAGGAAATCGCCACGGGCGTCGAACAACTTACAAATACAATGAGAGCTCTATATTCCAAGGTATCGCAACAAGGCAGCCAGTTTAGAGCTGGGGCAGAAATTGTCATTGAAGGCACCGCCGAGACATTTCTCGAAAAGAATCTCCTTGATTTCAGTCTCAGCGGATCACAACTGATGAAGCAAGTGGATGGAAAATTGGTGCCCGTAACGATTGAGGTGCTGAGTAATAACGGCAGGCGCGTTGCGAACATTCCCGTTCAGGTGAGATTCGTTCAATGAGTTACAGTTTAAGAACAAACATTTGGCTTGGTTCGCGGGACATCGATTTTGGACTGTTGTTCACAAGGATGGCGGAGTGTATTGATATTTTGATAAGTGACGCTAGCGCCGGATACTACGTCGTTAGGGAATTGGGCGGTCAGAGCCCCGTTCAGGGTGAACTAAAACCCGACACGGAGTTTATCAAGAACCTCGTAACTTCGTATTGTTCGGCACAAAGTCTAATTGAAATGAGATTTCTAACGAATCTTGCACAACCGCTTGCACTTTCGCTTTACGGAATTGGTGATGACTGGCGTGATTCCCGATCTCGACCTGGAAATTTCGAAATTGCCTTCGATAACGTAAATGATTTCCGCACAGATTACGAGCCGTCAGGCACGTTTGATATTTCCAAGAGGTCGAACTTTGAACTACACGTTGAAGTAATTTCGAAAATTGCGAAAAGGCTTGATCCTGACCATATGTTCACGACGACCGGCGATACCGATGTCGGACCTTTGGTCGCGCATCAGGTTTACCACCGCAGGATCAAAGATTTCGCTTCTGACTTGGTCGTTTCAGCACATCTTCACAACACTGGAGAATTCGACTACAGCCAACAAGCGGATCATCGCCATCGCGATCATCCTTGGCGTGAGTCGTGGGAGAACTACGGATACCTGCGACGGGAAAAAGGTCGAAAATATCTTGAAAAATTCATCCACCGAGTGGATGAGATTTCAGAAACAATACTGAAGTCGCCGAGCATGGTGGACATTGGTGAGAGTGCCATACTTTCAACCGTCTTGGACCAAAAGGATGTTTATGTTGAGCTAGTCGGAAACGGTGTGCTGCTCTCGGTTTCGAATTCACCGACGAAGTATCTCGATGCTACTTATTTTGCCTTGTACGATCGAATCCTCGGTAACAATTCAAGCGGCTAATGAGTCGTTGCCGCGAAGAACAGACATCGCAGTGAAGAAGACCGCAAAGTCGTATGACGAAGTAACTTGCCCAGCCGTTCGTCCAGACGTATCGATACGATTCGCTTTACCGGATCAACGAAGCGCGCGAGACACAGGGCGCGCAGCAGACCTGGAAGCAGACGTGGGAATACGACCGGTTCGGCAACCGGACCGAGTTCGCGAACTTTGCCGGAACAACGCAACTCGTCAATGACAACAAATCGTTCCCGCAGATCGATCCGGCGTCGAACCGGTTCAACCCGAATCAGGGCTACCTTTACGACAAAAACGGCAATCTGATCGCGAATGCCGACGGGCTGAGCGTCGTTTTCAACGGCGAGAACAAGCAGTCGTTGGTGCTCGACCAGAACAACCATCCGATCGGGCGCTACTTTTATGACGGCGAGGGGCGCAGGGTCAAGAAGGTCACCGATCTTGAAACGACCGTGTTTGTTTATGACGCGAGCAGTAAACTGATCGCCGAATACTCGAACCAGACGCCGCAGAATCCGAACACGAGCTATGTCGCGACCGACACGCTGCTGAGCGTCAGGCTGGTGACCGACAGGAGCGGCAACGTCGTCTCACGCCGCGACTTCAAGCCGTTCGGCGAGGACCTTGCCGCCGACCAGACGTTCAGGAAAACGACCGACAAATACTCGACCGCAACCCAGGACAAGGTCCGCCAGCGCTTCACCGGATATCAGAAAGACATCGAAACGGGCCTCGACTTCGCCGAAGCCCGAATGTACGAAAACCGCCACGGCCGGTTCACCGCCGTCGATCCGCTCCTTGCGTCAGGCAAGTCCGCGAATCCGCAGACCTTCAACCGCTACACCTACGTCCTGAACAGCCCGTTGGTCAACACCGACCCGACGGGTTTGCAGACAAATCAGGCATCCGGGACGGGGGAATCGATCAAATTCTATCTTTATGTTCGGAGTTTCGCGCCGTTCGACTCATTTGGCGGTGGCTTCAAAGGAGACGGCGACAACAGACAATTCTCAACTAGTTTAGAAAAATCCGTTACTTCCAGGATGACATCGGTTGCAGAAGTAACTATGGCAACCAGATCTTCAGGGATCGCAACTCCCGATTCCGCCTTCGTTACTACTCGCGCACCGCTAGTTGCGTTTTTGCCTAAAGGTGACGCCCAGACTCAGCGGTGGTCGGCGGAGGTCAAATCAATCGGATCACATTCCGAGGGCGCGCCGGGAACAATATTTGAAGGATTCAGCGCTGAATCAGAGGTATACTTAAGCGATGGCAGGGGAACCTTTGACGCATTTGAGACCGAATATTCTGGGTACGGGTCATGCCAAGTCAACTACACGCTTTATGGAAATGACGACGCGTTTCCGCTCGGCATCGGCGATTGGAATGTGGCGTCCAATATCGATGTAAACGCAGAGATCAACTTTAGCGGAGGGCGGAATAGTGACGGAAGCTTCAGGGTTGTGGTCAATGGGCAGATAACGGGGGATGCCTTTCCCGCGGCGGAATCGTTCGTCCGTGACACGAGCGGGAATTCGGTCTTTCTTGGAGTGTTCAGCGTACCGCCGGGAAGTACGCCTTATAACAGTCTTCCTATAGCGAATAATCGTCCCATGATTTCAATCAACAATGTTCAGATCAATGCTAGTAACAACGGCGTATTCACCTCTGTTACGCAGGGAGACCGGACTTACTCGATTGAGGAATGGAATCGTCGGTTTTTGAATCAGCCAACTCATTGAGAATGGCACACAATCTTCGAATTATGCGCTACGCGATACACTTTCTAATGTTCTTGAGCCTTGCTTTTGAGATGGGTTGCGTCCGCCCGACTCCTAATGTCGGGCCGCCGGCCAAGTATCTTTTACCGAGCGGGTTCACGGGCCCGGTTCTTGTCGTCTTTGATCGGCCGAACGGAAAGGATTTCGAGCAAATCGACGGCACGGCAATCTATCGGATTCCCTCGAACGGAATTCTGGAGCTTCGCGAACCCGCTACATATATCAGACGAGGGGAACGGTTCTATTATGAAGACGCCGGCGGAAGTTTGAGCGAGATTCCGCAGGCATTTGCGGACAGCGAGGTCGCGGACGGTCAAGAGGCTACTCGAATCTCTCAATTGGATCCAAATGATCAACAGGTTTACGTGTCCGGGAGAGGTATGGGAAAATTCGGTTCGACTGGTGGTTTGGTCAACTACAAACAGTTCATCGTGGGCCGGATAAAAGACTCTGATCGACAGTCCTTTGCGGGGGACAAACTAGTGTTTGAATACCAACGCACGACACTGAAACAGCCTTAGCGATATCTCCGCTCATTCTGAGGAAGTCTGTTCGCCGAATACACGACCGCCGCGCCTCCGCAGAATCCGACGACGCGATACACCGCGACGGATATGTTGGGTTCCCCGCGGGTCATCACGGACAGCCAGGGCAACGTCATCGCCCGAAGAGATTTCAAACCCTTCGGCGAAGAGATCACCAGCAACACCGGTGAGCGCACGACAACCGCGAAATACGGAGTCTCCGACAACCTCCGCCAGAAATTCACCACATACCAACGAGACGAAGAAACCGGCCTCGACTTCGCCGAGGCGCGGATGTACCGGAACAACCACGCGCGGTTCACCGCTCCCGATCCGCTCCTCTCATCGGCAAGCCTCGGAAATCCCCAGACCTTCAACCGCTATGTCTACGTCGGCAACAATCCGGTGAATGTGACGGACCCTTTAGGATTGGACTGGTGCGTGAAGAAGGACGGCAGCGACGGCGGGTTCGTACGTTTTGCAGGTGCCGGTACTGCCTGCGGCGGTGACGAAAGACGGACGACCCGGGCTGATGCCGTGAATACGGGCGGCGTGGACTCAAACGGGGTCACATTCCGTATTGGCGATACGCTGACTCTGCACGACGACGGACGATACACCGTCAACCGACCGTCAAACGATCGGGATGTAGCCAACGCAGGCGTTCAGATTCAAGCATCGTCCAACCCTGACACCACAGTCTCGGCACCGACCGGGGAAATTGGAACTACAATCTCTCCCCGACAAACGGATCCTGATCTCGGATGTCCCGTAGGAAGCGATTCGGCGTGCGGCAGCGGC is a genomic window of Acidobacteriota bacterium containing:
- a CDS encoding RHS repeat-associated core domain-containing protein — translated: MLDQNNHPIGRYFYDGEGRRVKKVTDLETTVFVYDASSKLIAEYSNQTPQNPNTSYVATDTLLSVRLVTDRSGNVVSRRDFKPFGEDLAADQTFRKTTDKYSTATQDKVRQRFTGYQKDIETGLDFAEARMYENRHGRFTAVDPLLASGKSANPQTFNRYTYVLNSPLVNTDPTGLQTNQASGTGESIKFYLYVRSFAPFDSFGGGFKGDGDNRQFSTSLEKSVTSRMTSVAEVTMATRSSGIATPDSAFVTTRAPLVAFLPKGDAQTQRWSAEVKSIGSHSEGAPGTIFEGFSAESEVYLSDGRGTFDAFETEYSGYGSCQVNYTLYGNDDAFPLGIGDWNVASNIDVNAEINFSGGRNSDGSFRVVVNGQITGDAFPAAESFVRDTSGNSVFLGVFSVPPGSTPYNSLPIANNRPMISINNVQINASNNGVFTSVTQGDRTYSIEEWNRRFLNQPTH